The Sediminitomix flava genome window below encodes:
- a CDS encoding DUF2071 domain-containing protein, producing the protein MMIPKIKGIIDRRILINYRVDKDVLASFLPEPFKPKLINGKGIAGICLIRLKEIRPKGLPKQIGISSENGAHRIAVEWIENNKLKEGVYIPRRDTSSKLNSLAGGTIFPGIHHLADFSVKEINGSYKVGFISDDGTSLSIEANETVSWNQESVFENLESVSEFFESGSVGYSPDKSEFDGLELKAYNWKVSLLDVKEVRSSFFENEKIFPKGSVEFDNALLMRDIEHEWIGLKKIKKSH; encoded by the coding sequence ATGATGATACCAAAGATTAAAGGAATAATAGATAGGCGAATTCTAATTAATTATCGAGTTGATAAGGATGTCCTAGCTAGTTTTTTACCTGAGCCATTCAAACCTAAATTAATCAATGGAAAGGGTATCGCAGGTATTTGTTTGATTAGATTAAAAGAAATAAGACCAAAAGGTCTACCTAAGCAAATCGGAATTTCATCTGAAAATGGAGCACACAGAATAGCTGTTGAATGGATCGAAAATAATAAATTAAAAGAAGGGGTTTATATTCCAAGGAGAGATACTTCTTCCAAATTGAACTCACTTGCTGGAGGAACGATTTTTCCTGGAATTCATCACTTAGCAGATTTTTCTGTTAAAGAAATTAATGGTAGTTATAAAGTGGGTTTTATAAGTGATGATGGAACCTCTTTATCAATAGAAGCTAACGAGACGGTTAGTTGGAACCAAGAAAGTGTCTTTGAAAATTTGGAATCTGTATCTGAATTTTTTGAAAGTGGTTCAGTTGGTTATTCTCCCGATAAAAGTGAATTTGATGGATTAGAACTCAAAGCCTACAATTGGAAAGTATCTTTGTTAGATGTAAAGGAAGTTAGATCGAGCTTTTTTGAGAATGAGAAGATTTTCCCTAAAGGTTCCGTGGAGTTCGACAATGCCTTATTAATGAGAGACATTGAACATGAATGGATTGGATTAAAAAAAATTAAAAAAAGCCACTAA
- a CDS encoding pyridoxal phosphate-dependent decarboxylase family protein produces MQFDFDNKQRKEILKTVSEKLENYYSSTKDFKTNPDLNIKEIRESILTKELANGISPDKAIEHVIKGLETFSVHTPHPKYFGLFNPRSNYAGIIADLITATYNPQLAAWSHAPFAVEVEELIIREFANKFGYDGNADGVFTTGGAEANLTAMLCALNHKYPNFAKDGAFGLDKKPVVFCSAEAHHSIQKAAKVVGIGYSLVESIPVTDELKLDTEILQQKLNELDLSVYSPLMIIGTAGTTGTGTIDELNQLSFICKKNNIWFHVDAAYGGGAILSQDLKHQLTGIEKSDSITFDAHKWMSVPMGTSIFLTSKNDILGKTFRISTEYMPKEADKLTITEPFTHSIQWSRRFIGLKIYLSLLFYGWQGYEQTINHQAEMGQYLRNKLLKSGWLIKNYTGLPVVCFTKADFETDTNFTKEILDKILAKGKSWLSVYPIKGIPTFRACITNYNTTEKEIDELVDELNDEVISYVGQ; encoded by the coding sequence ATGCAATTTGATTTTGACAATAAACAGAGAAAAGAAATACTCAAAACAGTATCTGAAAAGTTGGAGAACTATTATAGCTCAACAAAAGATTTTAAAACCAATCCTGATTTGAACATAAAAGAAATCAGAGAATCTATACTTACCAAAGAATTAGCTAATGGCATTAGCCCAGATAAAGCAATCGAGCATGTGATAAAAGGACTTGAGACCTTTTCAGTTCATACACCGCATCCTAAGTATTTTGGACTGTTCAATCCACGTTCTAATTATGCAGGAATCATTGCTGACTTAATCACAGCTACTTATAACCCTCAATTAGCTGCTTGGAGCCATGCCCCTTTTGCCGTTGAAGTTGAGGAGTTAATAATTAGGGAATTTGCAAATAAATTTGGATACGATGGAAATGCAGATGGTGTTTTTACAACTGGAGGAGCTGAAGCCAATCTTACAGCTATGCTCTGTGCTTTGAACCATAAATACCCAAACTTTGCTAAAGATGGAGCATTTGGTTTGGACAAAAAGCCTGTTGTTTTTTGTTCAGCAGAGGCTCACCACTCTATTCAAAAAGCAGCAAAAGTTGTTGGGATTGGGTACAGTCTTGTAGAATCAATACCAGTTACAGATGAATTAAAGCTGGACACAGAGATTTTACAGCAAAAACTAAATGAACTTGACTTATCAGTTTATTCGCCATTAATGATTATTGGAACTGCAGGAACTACTGGCACAGGTACAATTGACGAACTGAATCAACTAAGTTTCATTTGCAAAAAGAACAACATTTGGTTTCATGTTGATGCAGCTTATGGAGGCGGAGCAATTTTAAGCCAGGATTTGAAGCACCAATTAACAGGCATTGAAAAGTCTGATTCTATTACTTTTGATGCTCATAAATGGATGTCAGTTCCAATGGGAACAAGTATATTTTTGACATCGAAAAATGATATTCTCGGAAAAACGTTCAGAATTTCAACAGAATATATGCCTAAAGAGGCTGATAAACTCACGATTACCGAACCCTTTACACATTCTATACAATGGTCGAGGCGATTCATTGGTTTAAAAATATATCTTTCACTACTATTCTATGGTTGGCAGGGATATGAACAAACCATCAATCATCAGGCAGAGATGGGGCAGTATTTGAGAAATAAGTTATTAAAAAGTGGTTGGCTTATAAAAAACTATACAGGTTTGCCGGTTGTGTGTTTTACAAAAGCAGATTTTGAAACAGATACAAATTTCACAAAAGAAATATTGGATAAGATTTTAGCAAAAGGTAAATCATGGTTGTCTGTTTACCCTATAAAAGGAATACCTACTTTTAGGGCTTGTATTACAAACTATAATACTACTGAAAAGGAAATCGATGAATTGGTTGATGAACTAAATGATGAAGTTATAAGCTATGTTGGACAATAA
- a CDS encoding bifunctional helix-turn-helix domain-containing protein/methylated-DNA--[protein]-cysteine S-methyltransferase, whose amino-acid sequence MLDNKTHQYNKIAEAIAFIDDNHKVQPSLDTIAEHVNLSPFHFQRLFKEWVGISPKKYLKFISSSYAKSLLRKKESNLFDTAFEMGLSGTGRLHDMFVTIEGMTPGEYKNGGSSLIINYSFAETPFGEIIVAATNKGICHMAFSENNVLAFKELQDIFPNATFNQKVDKFQQDALFIFSNDWTNLSEIKLHLKGTKFQLKVWEALLSIPYGNLSTYGEIAETIQHPKASRAVGTAIGNNPIAYLIPCHRVIQKSGNIGGYHWNPTRKKAIIGWEASILENE is encoded by the coding sequence ATGTTGGACAATAAAACACATCAATATAATAAAATTGCAGAAGCTATTGCATTTATAGATGATAACCATAAAGTGCAACCATCTTTAGACACAATAGCTGAACATGTAAATTTAAGCCCTTTTCATTTTCAGCGTCTATTCAAGGAATGGGTAGGAATTAGTCCGAAAAAATATTTGAAATTTATCAGTTCAAGTTATGCAAAGAGTTTGCTCAGGAAAAAAGAAAGCAACCTATTTGATACGGCTTTCGAAATGGGCTTATCTGGAACAGGAAGGCTTCACGACATGTTTGTAACGATTGAGGGCATGACTCCTGGAGAATATAAAAATGGCGGTTCAAGTCTGATAATCAATTATAGTTTTGCAGAAACTCCTTTTGGCGAAATCATAGTAGCAGCCACCAACAAAGGAATCTGCCATATGGCATTTAGCGAGAATAATGTATTAGCATTCAAGGAATTACAAGACATTTTCCCGAATGCAACATTCAATCAAAAAGTAGATAAATTTCAACAAGACGCTTTATTTATTTTCAGTAATGACTGGACTAATCTTAGTGAAATAAAATTACATTTGAAAGGAACAAAATTTCAATTGAAAGTTTGGGAAGCATTGTTATCAATTCCTTATGGAAATCTCTCTACTTATGGAGAAATAGCAGAAACGATTCAGCATCCAAAAGCATCGAGAGCAGTGGGAACGGCAATAGGAAACAATCCGATAGCCTACCTGATTCCATGTCATAGAGTAATTCAAAAATCGGGAAATATAGGTGGCTATCATTGGAATCCGACAAGAAAGAAAGCTATAATAGGTTGGGAAGCTTCAATATTGGAAAATGAATAA
- a CDS encoding PH domain-containing protein yields the protein MKLGGISVDEYFSINIFFSRIEGVYIFYSLLAIPVFIIRPLIILLYNYLIYSNTTYRIKENEIEYCESFITENYSSIEYNKVIEVHLRKGIIQKLFKLGTIFLETPGSGDGRNGILIKDICNYEEAYKLINSLVRKK from the coding sequence ATGAAATTAGGAGGAATATCTGTTGATGAGTACTTTTCAATTAATATTTTCTTTTCAAGAATTGAGGGAGTCTATATTTTCTACTCACTTTTAGCAATACCAGTTTTTATAATTAGACCATTAATTATACTCCTTTACAACTACCTAATATATAGTAATACAACTTACAGAATCAAGGAGAATGAAATAGAGTATTGTGAGAGTTTTATAACTGAAAATTATAGTTCTATTGAATATAATAAAGTAATAGAGGTACACCTTAGAAAAGGTATAATTCAAAAATTATTTAAATTAGGTACCATATTTTTAGAAACACCAGGGAGTGGTGATGGTAGGAATGGTATTCTAATAAAAGATATATGTAATTATGAAGAAGCATATAAATTAATTAATTCATTAGTACGAAAAAAATGA
- a CDS encoding gliding motility protein GldB-related protein, whose protein sequence is MKTQLGYFDQINEIPDSVQVEGITIKNLFKNQILAHQSGYDSTLITDKVYLSHQAFWDNCYGMIFGEENSHKFQTTKGMIAWNRTLYPENKSMFDERAKVLIELKLDSLLKTNLKKFNDLVPYKVESTIGILFTPLIGIGFGGCNKDQFCIELNNTDYEIAYLIEKGLPHELNHLAYEPLRGDDPKFQTALGQVLDEGFACYFAWKFFEGEMTKYEAVSNMSESDWNWFVQNEKAIFEKLQEYFDDESGDNPILRNDKLKLFPDAPQGLAYWLGFRIVEKYVENHGENSWKDIYELNIEDVLDKSGYDEYISEL, encoded by the coding sequence ATGAAAACACAATTGGGGTATTTTGACCAGATTAATGAGATCCCAGACAGCGTTCAAGTAGAAGGTATTACAATCAAAAATCTATTTAAAAATCAGATTTTAGCTCATCAATCTGGGTATGATAGTACTCTGATTACAGACAAAGTTTATCTAAGTCATCAAGCCTTTTGGGACAATTGTTATGGGATGATTTTCGGAGAAGAAAATAGTCATAAGTTCCAAACAACCAAAGGGATGATCGCATGGAATAGAACACTTTATCCTGAAAATAAAAGCATGTTTGATGAAAGAGCTAAAGTTTTAATAGAGCTTAAATTAGATTCATTGCTAAAAACAAATTTGAAAAAGTTCAATGATTTGGTTCCATATAAGGTAGAGTCTACAATCGGAATTTTATTTACACCATTGATAGGTATAGGTTTTGGAGGTTGTAATAAGGATCAATTTTGTATAGAACTCAATAATACAGATTATGAAATAGCTTATCTGATTGAAAAAGGTTTACCTCATGAATTAAATCATTTAGCTTATGAACCATTGAGAGGTGATGATCCTAAATTTCAAACAGCTTTAGGACAAGTTCTAGATGAAGGTTTTGCTTGCTATTTTGCATGGAAATTTTTTGAAGGTGAAATGACTAAATATGAAGCTGTTTCTAATATGAGTGAAAGTGATTGGAATTGGTTTGTTCAAAATGAGAAAGCAATTTTTGAAAAATTACAAGAATATTTCGACGACGAAAGTGGGGATAATCCAATCTTACGAAACGATAAACTCAAACTTTTTCCTGATGCTCCTCAAGGTTTAGCGTATTGGCTAGGTTTTAGAATTGTTGAAAAATATGTTGAAAATCATGGTGAGAATAGCTGGAAAGATATTTATGAACTAAATATTGAAGATGTGCTGGATAAAAGTGGGTACGATGAATATATTAGTGAATTATAA
- a CDS encoding TlpA family protein disulfide reductase, which translates to MRYFLLFVIFCSCSLKESERTQKLKNTDNTVFVFHDAKYDSHVQLEKNGGRLGSVLPLGLVLYKDQKQNDFKSFIPNQTVDTLVIDSRNDEFLEIIHRYKAIEDIHFLIKAGDTVNIFYDSIGYPVLESSISDDFTKLYNFRKDIRTTIEVNTHLFEPQTILKSEYNTAKYYLYKESKEKYHSIFENKAFYDVDTLVRQHQSFKEKYFKALQTTSLEQSNRSLVYQEYFKQILKLDTYYIRLMHNSRLDQGLTARDIYPIFNDSLIDYPSYNQFFQLYLAIIEYKRDNIVHIRKSNSITPHYRQVFENLRLNDSIPEKTKCLLSRILINDMVEDKNADLFRTLAEHKEMFSDSTFLTEFEEKNRLTESENTILLESPDGEIIDFFNLLKNGKEDEYYIEYWATWCKPCIKEFPYLKGLAEKLANENKKVIALSLDEESGKWKDFLRQKDFIDKEILHFRVYNQFSSKKLKSYQIESIPKNMEFFKNGNIKTLNAQRPSQILTVK; encoded by the coding sequence ATGAGATACTTTTTACTATTTGTAATTTTTTGTTCTTGTTCATTGAAAGAAAGTGAACGTACCCAAAAACTTAAAAATACAGATAATACCGTTTTTGTTTTTCATGATGCAAAATATGACTCTCATGTTCAGTTAGAAAAGAATGGGGGAAGACTCGGCAGTGTTTTGCCTTTAGGTTTGGTTCTTTATAAAGATCAAAAGCAAAATGACTTTAAATCTTTTATACCCAATCAAACAGTAGATACCTTGGTTATTGACTCCCGTAATGATGAGTTTTTAGAAATCATACACCGTTACAAAGCGATTGAAGATATCCACTTTTTGATCAAGGCAGGAGATACGGTGAATATTTTTTACGACAGCATTGGTTATCCAGTACTTGAAAGCTCTATAAGTGATGATTTTACCAAACTGTATAATTTCAGAAAAGATATACGCACTACAATAGAAGTAAATACACACCTTTTTGAACCTCAAACAATCTTAAAATCAGAGTATAATACTGCCAAATATTACTTATATAAAGAATCCAAAGAGAAATATCATTCTATATTTGAGAACAAGGCATTCTATGATGTAGATACACTTGTCAGACAGCATCAATCTTTCAAAGAAAAGTACTTTAAAGCTTTACAAACTACTTCTTTAGAACAGTCTAATCGATCATTAGTATATCAAGAATATTTTAAGCAGATACTGAAACTAGATACATATTATATTCGCTTGATGCATAATTCTCGTCTTGATCAAGGACTTACAGCTAGAGACATATATCCAATTTTTAATGATAGTCTGATTGATTATCCATCCTATAATCAATTCTTTCAATTGTATTTGGCAATCATTGAATATAAGCGGGACAATATTGTTCATATTAGAAAATCGAATAGTATTACCCCTCATTACAGGCAAGTCTTCGAAAACCTTAGATTGAATGATTCCATTCCTGAAAAAACAAAATGTCTTCTCAGTAGGATTTTGATCAATGATATGGTTGAAGACAAGAACGCTGATTTGTTTAGAACACTAGCTGAGCATAAAGAAATGTTTAGTGATTCTACTTTTCTTACCGAATTTGAGGAAAAAAACAGGCTTACCGAAAGTGAAAATACAATTCTTCTAGAGTCTCCCGATGGTGAAATTATAGACTTTTTTAATTTACTGAAAAATGGGAAGGAAGACGAATACTACATTGAATACTGGGCGACTTGGTGTAAACCTTGTATAAAGGAGTTTCCTTATTTGAAAGGATTAGCAGAAAAACTTGCCAATGAAAATAAAAAAGTAATTGCTTTATCTTTAGATGAGGAATCAGGTAAATGGAAAGATTTCTTGAGACAAAAGGACTTTATTGATAAAGAAATTTTACACTTTAGAGTATATAATCAGTTCTCTTCAAAGAAGTTGAAATCTTATCAAATAGAAAGTATTCCTAAAAATATGGAGTTCTTTAAGAATGGAAATATCAAGACTCTTAATGCTCAGCGTCCAAGTCAAATCCTAACAGTAAAATAA
- a CDS encoding cellulase family glycosylhydrolase, whose product MRNYILALVLSCLPFQLFAQMGVNDSIPVLGRWSKERINKWYADQPWMVGCNYYPATAINQIEMWQESTWDPKQIDKELAWAEEIGMNTLRVYLHDLVWAADEQAFYQRMDDFLTICEKHKIRAFFVFFDDCHFPNPSLGKQPEPVKAYHNSGWVNCPSRELAHRYAIGEVSEVEKAHLKNYVQRTMSRFKDDNRVVMWELYNEPGRGTGEEGDMAKVKVRSAIGDQSKQLVYDSWVWARAINPSQPIMSTTAGSIGQINIRINRINSDLHSIHTYGPPKGVRARVKEYQKDGRPVIVTEWLARTRNSTVEDCLPVMKELNVGAINWGFVSGKSGTIWDWKSRKDAEGKKRSVVHEREVGNIVKKGEEFPEPEVWFHDIFRMDGSPYSQSEIEIFKQLTKDNKASYPSK is encoded by the coding sequence ATGAGAAATTATATATTAGCACTAGTTTTATCCTGTTTACCATTTCAGCTTTTTGCTCAAATGGGCGTTAATGATTCAATACCTGTATTAGGAAGGTGGTCAAAAGAACGTATCAATAAATGGTATGCAGATCAGCCTTGGATGGTTGGCTGTAATTATTATCCTGCAACTGCAATTAATCAGATAGAAATGTGGCAGGAATCCACTTGGGACCCTAAACAAATAGATAAAGAGCTTGCTTGGGCTGAGGAAATAGGTATGAATACATTAAGAGTGTATTTGCATGATTTAGTTTGGGCAGCCGATGAACAAGCTTTCTACCAGCGAATGGATGATTTTTTAACTATCTGCGAAAAGCATAAAATACGTGCATTTTTTGTCTTCTTTGACGATTGTCATTTCCCCAATCCAAGTTTAGGTAAACAACCCGAACCCGTCAAAGCATATCATAACTCTGGATGGGTAAATTGTCCTTCTCGTGAGTTAGCACATCGTTATGCTATTGGAGAGGTGAGTGAGGTAGAAAAAGCTCATCTAAAGAATTATGTTCAAAGAACTATGTCACGATTTAAAGATGACAATCGAGTAGTGATGTGGGAATTATATAACGAACCTGGAAGAGGAACAGGAGAAGAAGGCGATATGGCAAAAGTAAAAGTCCGTAGTGCGATTGGAGATCAATCAAAACAATTAGTCTATGATTCTTGGGTTTGGGCAAGAGCGATAAATCCATCGCAACCTATAATGTCTACTACTGCGGGGAGTATTGGGCAAATAAATATTAGAATAAATCGTATTAATTCAGATTTGCATTCCATTCATACATACGGGCCTCCAAAGGGAGTTCGTGCTAGAGTGAAAGAGTATCAAAAAGACGGACGTCCTGTGATTGTGACAGAGTGGCTAGCTCGAACACGTAATAGTACTGTGGAAGATTGTCTGCCTGTAATGAAAGAGCTAAATGTTGGAGCTATTAATTGGGGCTTTGTATCGGGCAAGTCTGGAACGATTTGGGATTGGAAAAGTAGAAAAGATGCAGAAGGTAAAAAACGTAGCGTAGTACATGAGCGCGAAGTAGGAAATATTGTGAAAAAGGGTGAGGAGTTTCCTGAGCCAGAAGTTTGGTTTCACGATATATTTAGAATGGATGGTTCTCCATATAGCCAATCTGAAATAGAGATTTTTAAACAATTGACAAAAGACAATAAGGCAAGTTATCCCTCAAAGTAG
- a CDS encoding T9SS type A sorting domain-containing protein: MRLILLFLISTCALFAQAQEIVTYDWPTEEGEALLSDKYAVRIIQGSEVIASQVIMSESKDIEIPNFAAEFRGGRTFNWTEFSSDFSQPVQIEVEKLFGDGSSDIEIVPSPFDIEFERSTDGKTITFELEKADYISINFKSADNQHTSDGVVKHMLMIFGEPLETNVPDKNDASVHVYSEQSSIEEMTQASTIYFPKGYHDLRAQFSSTVGNLAEVMADNKQVYFEGGAYVHGRIYGNKVNNVKIFGRGVLTGRDFKWSKNLANNGGILGVDSFEPLESHIGLGGNNNSIEGIIVCDGASHGVNMGSGKANYYRMKYWAWHPNNDGARPWGEDNTVDHCFFRACDDVFYNKGLTITNNVIWQGFNGSIMCLGWDGGYHTENSTMTNNYIIYPEWRNIGNNNGIVMSQIDFDMNGSNVRIKNLWVDGNIPALVNLHNNSRKIDVGNYELPTDFTNEVGSVDGIFMENIYVSGQQVIFDGNGYQQTPRAMKSLIEGSKLSNGDVYWMKNITFKNVFIDNQCIKEEDKETYFNIDDETTQNIQIFGCDPGFACGLEQVKFYYNVNNSGAQVADVINVNEGDNLQLWLNGDAWNYEWSNGTNMYQTSGFEVLELNNIDLSMAGEYTVQYNSEDECSGEFTFTINVSERITSNDLKTEQGFKLYPNPSDDFIHITTKDGNKGIIHIFDTLGQKVGSFENQSSIPVNQLKPGLYFLCMEGIGCTSFIKR, encoded by the coding sequence ATGAGGTTAATTTTACTTTTTCTAATATCAACCTGTGCATTATTTGCTCAAGCACAAGAAATTGTCACTTACGATTGGCCAACTGAAGAAGGTGAGGCTTTATTATCTGATAAATATGCAGTCAGAATTATTCAAGGTTCAGAGGTAATCGCATCTCAAGTGATCATGTCAGAATCAAAAGATATCGAGATTCCTAATTTTGCTGCAGAATTTAGAGGCGGACGTACTTTTAACTGGACTGAATTTTCATCTGATTTTTCTCAACCCGTACAAATTGAAGTAGAAAAACTCTTTGGAGATGGTTCGTCAGATATTGAGATTGTTCCTTCGCCATTCGACATTGAATTTGAACGTTCAACAGATGGAAAAACCATTACATTTGAACTTGAGAAAGCTGACTATATTTCTATAAATTTCAAATCTGCTGATAACCAACATACAAGTGACGGAGTGGTCAAACATATGCTTATGATCTTTGGAGAACCCTTGGAAACTAATGTACCTGATAAAAATGATGCTTCCGTTCATGTTTATAGTGAGCAATCAAGTATTGAAGAAATGACTCAGGCAAGCACCATATATTTTCCGAAAGGATATCACGATCTAAGAGCACAATTTTCAAGCACAGTCGGTAACCTAGCAGAAGTAATGGCAGATAACAAACAAGTTTACTTTGAAGGGGGAGCTTATGTTCATGGCCGTATTTACGGAAATAAGGTCAACAACGTAAAAATATTTGGTAGAGGAGTTTTGACAGGAAGAGATTTCAAATGGTCTAAAAACTTAGCTAATAATGGTGGAATTTTGGGTGTTGATTCCTTTGAGCCACTAGAGTCTCATATTGGACTTGGTGGAAATAACAACTCCATAGAGGGTATCATCGTTTGTGATGGAGCTAGCCATGGTGTAAATATGGGGTCAGGAAAAGCAAATTACTACCGTATGAAATACTGGGCTTGGCACCCCAATAACGATGGTGCAAGACCTTGGGGGGAAGACAATACCGTTGATCACTGCTTTTTCAGAGCTTGTGATGATGTATTCTACAATAAGGGACTAACGATCACAAATAATGTAATTTGGCAAGGTTTCAATGGTTCGATTATGTGTTTGGGCTGGGATGGCGGCTACCATACCGAAAACTCTACAATGACGAATAATTACATTATTTATCCAGAGTGGAGGAATATTGGAAACAATAATGGTATCGTTATGTCTCAGATAGATTTTGATATGAATGGTTCTAATGTTAGAATCAAAAATCTATGGGTTGATGGAAATATCCCTGCCTTGGTTAATCTACATAACAATTCAAGAAAGATAGATGTGGGCAACTATGAGCTTCCTACGGATTTCACCAATGAAGTTGGTAGCGTAGATGGTATCTTTATGGAAAACATCTATGTATCAGGTCAGCAAGTCATTTTCGATGGAAACGGATATCAGCAAACTCCTAGAGCTATGAAGTCGCTTATTGAAGGTTCAAAGCTTTCAAACGGAGATGTATATTGGATGAAGAACATCACGTTTAAAAATGTCTTTATTGACAACCAATGTATTAAAGAAGAAGACAAAGAAACTTACTTCAATATAGATGATGAAACTACTCAAAACATTCAAATCTTTGGCTGTGACCCTGGTTTTGCCTGTGGTCTTGAGCAAGTGAAATTCTACTACAATGTGAATAATTCTGGCGCACAAGTAGCTGATGTGATTAATGTAAACGAAGGTGATAATCTGCAGCTGTGGTTGAATGGTGACGCTTGGAATTACGAATGGTCAAATGGTACAAACATGTACCAAACCTCTGGCTTTGAAGTGCTAGAACTAAATAACATTGACCTTTCAATGGCTGGAGAATATACTGTACAATATAATTCTGAGGATGAGTGTAGTGGCGAATTTACCTTTACTATAAATGTAAGTGAGAGAATTACAAGCAATGATTTAAAAACTGAACAAGGCTTTAAATTATACCCAAATCCATCTGATGATTTTATTCATATAACTACAAAAGATGGAAATAAAGGTATCATACATATTTTTGATACTCTGGGGCAGAAAGTAGGAAGTTTTGAAAATCAATCTTCAATTCCTGTGAACCAGTTAAAGCCAGGATTGTATTTTTTATGTATGGAAGGTATTGGTTGTACTTCCTTTATTAAAAGATAA